In Pieris rapae chromosome 18, ilPieRapa1.1, whole genome shotgun sequence, one genomic interval encodes:
- the LOC110999356 gene encoding proton-coupled amino acid transporter-like protein CG1139 isoform X1, producing the protein MFYYVDSWRCRARLKFKYNTQDPFKLKKMDKMPTGHENGKTDAPIAPVRSVLDPYSSKIELTCNGSREDLDPYVPAQNRPLESNTSSFGALAHLLKASLGSGVLAMPLAFKNAGLLVGCFGTIIIGFICAHVIHILVKTSQQLCIEVKKPCLGYADTCDLVFQNGPKSVRRFAPHVRELADWALAVTHLGACCVYVVVISESFKQISDEYGGPKWSVSVFCALCLIILIPLNQITKLKYLVPFSAVANFVWLASICISIYYCLRDPPPLSSRNLSTSIAGLPNFISTSLFAMEGIGVVMPIENEMTKPQHFLGCPGVLNIAMGAVVALYGFVGFCGYLSFGETVRGSLTLNLPQDEILAQTAKILVACVMILSYALIFYVPVDVAWRRICDRIPVSSHRWALAALRLFGTFLTVGLACAIPRLELFMELVGAICLSCLGLSLPAITETVWRWGKDLGPYKIVLIKNSIIVVISLIAMVSGVTFSIKSMIDSL; encoded by the exons GATTCGTGGCGATGCAGAGCGAgacttaaattcaaatacaataCTCAAGACCCATTCAAGTTAAAGAAAATGGATAAAATGCCAACTGGACATGAAAATGGGAAAACTGATGCACCCATTGCGCCAGTTCGTAGCGTTCTTGACCCGTACAGCTCAAA GATAGAGTTAACTTGCAATGGCTCTAGAGAAGACTTGGACCCCTACGTACCTGCACAAAACAGACCATTGGAATCGAATACATc GAGTTTCGGAGCGCTGGCTCATCTTTTGAAGGCTTCACTTGGTTCGGGAGTACTTGCTATGCCCTTGGCTTTTAAAAATGCTGGGCTTCTTGTTGGATGCTTTGgaactattattattggctttATTTGTGCACACGTCATACATATTTTG GTGAAAACGTCACAGCAACTTTGCATCGAAGTGAAAAAGCCATGTTTGGGATATGCCGATACTTGTGAtttagtatttcaaaatgggcCTAAATCCGTTAGACGTTTTGCACCACATGTCAg AGAATTAGCAGATTGGGCGTTGGCTGTTACGCACCTTGGTGCTTGTTGTGTGTACGTTGTTGTTATTTCGGAATCATTTAAACAG atatCAGATGAATACGGAGGTCCCAAATGGTCGGTTTCCGTCTTCTGTGCTCTTTGCCTCATCATCCTGATACCACTAAATCAAATCACGAAACTAAAGTACCTCGTTCCTTTCTCAGCGGTTGCCAATTTTGTATGGCTTGCTTCCATTTGTATATCCATTTACTACTGTCTAAGAGATCCCCCACCATTATCATCAAGGAATTTGTCTACATCAATTGCTGGGCTGCCAAACTTTATaag taCATCCTTATTCGCTATGGAAGGGATAGGCGTGGTAATGCCAATAGAGAATGAAATGACAAAACCCCAACACTTCCTTGGTTGTCCGGGTGTATTGAACATTGCCATGGGCGCTGTAGTGGCATTGTATGGTTTTGTGGGCTTCTGTGGCTACCTCAGTTTCGGTGAAACTGTAAGAGGAAGCCTGACGCTCAACCTACCGCAGGATGAAAT CCTTGCTCAGACCGCTAAAATTCTGGTGGCGTGCGTGATGATCCTCTCCTACGCTCTCATATTTTACGTTCCAGTTGACGTCGCTTGGAGGCGGATATGTGATAGAATACCCGTCAGTAGTCATAGATGGGCTCTGGCAGCTCTAAGGctatttggaacttttttAACAG ttggcCTGGCCTGTGCTATACCAAGACTGGAGCTTTTCATGGAGTTAGTAGGTGCCATCTGTCTGTCATGTCTTGGCCTGTCGCTGCCTGCCATAACTGAAACCGTCTGGCGATGGGGCAAGGACCTCGGCCCTTACAAAATAGTGCTGATAAAAAATTCCATAATTGTTGTTATATCTCTGATAGCTATGGTCTCTGGTGTGACTTTCTCTATTAAAAGTATGATAGACAGCTTGTGA
- the LOC110999354 gene encoding trypsin-3-like — protein MWFMCFVSLSAVCAQTVLGINIFVSDIILSEKVPVNGKDIASVPSVTDDRIVNGQEADIKDYPYQVSFIVNNSYFCGGFIVSENYIMTAAHCAQNVDPKTVVLRAGSSYRKNGTVIEIAEVTPFPEYDDPPFDKDVAFMKTAKPIEFSETMQPVALPPRNRAVRGNSEIVVSGWGRTRQGASSIPDRLMSVKLPVVNYYQCFLVYPTVLTTNMFCAGNFFLGGESTCQGDSGGAAIQDGMAVGIVSFGRGCGQALSPSAFANIASPLLRDWITENTGL, from the exons ATGTGGTTTATGTGCTTTGTGTCGCTTTCGGCTGTTTGTGCTCAAACAG TGTTAgggataaatatttttgtgtccGATATTATATTATCGGAAAAGGTTCCTGTAAATGGCAAGGATATCGCTTCCGTTCCCAGTGTGACTGATGATAGAATTGTGAATGGACAGGAAGCTGACATAAAGGATTACCCTTACCAAGTTTCGTTTATTGTGAATAACTCCTACTTTTGTGGAGGTTTCATAGTCAgcgaaaattatattatgacaGCTGCACACTGTGCACAAAA CGTGGATCCAAAAACAGTAGTCCTACGAGCCGGAAGTTCATACCGAAAGAACGGCACCGTTATAGAAATAGCAGAAGTCACTCCTTTCCCAGAATATGACGATCCACCCTTTGACAAAGATGTGGCATTTATGAAAACGGCAAAACCTATTGAATTCAGCGAAACAATGCAGCCTGTTGCTCTACCTCCTAGAAATAGGGCGGTGCGTGGTAATTCGGAAATAGTTGTCAGTGGTTGGGGAAGGACAAgg cAAGGCGCATCATCTATCCCAGATCGTCTTATGTCCGTGAAATTGCCTGTAGTGAACTATTATCAATGTTTCCTTGTATACCCTACAGTACTCACTACGAATATGTTCTGTGCCGGAAACTTTTTCTTGGGAGGAGAAAGTACTTGCCAG GGTGATTCAGGTGGTGCTGCTATTCAAGATGGCATGGCTGTTGGCATCGTGTCCTTTGGCCGAGGCTGTGGACAGGCGCTTTCACCATCAGCGTTCGCTAATATTGCCTCGCCTTTACTGAGAGACTGGATAACTGAAAATACTGGATTATAA
- the LOC110999356 gene encoding proton-coupled amino acid transporter-like protein CG1139 isoform X2, translating to MDKMPTGHENGKTDAPIAPVRSVLDPYSSKIELTCNGSREDLDPYVPAQNRPLESNTSSFGALAHLLKASLGSGVLAMPLAFKNAGLLVGCFGTIIIGFICAHVIHILVKTSQQLCIEVKKPCLGYADTCDLVFQNGPKSVRRFAPHVRELADWALAVTHLGACCVYVVVISESFKQISDEYGGPKWSVSVFCALCLIILIPLNQITKLKYLVPFSAVANFVWLASICISIYYCLRDPPPLSSRNLSTSIAGLPNFISTSLFAMEGIGVVMPIENEMTKPQHFLGCPGVLNIAMGAVVALYGFVGFCGYLSFGETVRGSLTLNLPQDEILAQTAKILVACVMILSYALIFYVPVDVAWRRICDRIPVSSHRWALAALRLFGTFLTVGLACAIPRLELFMELVGAICLSCLGLSLPAITETVWRWGKDLGPYKIVLIKNSIIVVISLIAMVSGVTFSIKSMIDSL from the exons ATGGATAAAATGCCAACTGGACATGAAAATGGGAAAACTGATGCACCCATTGCGCCAGTTCGTAGCGTTCTTGACCCGTACAGCTCAAA GATAGAGTTAACTTGCAATGGCTCTAGAGAAGACTTGGACCCCTACGTACCTGCACAAAACAGACCATTGGAATCGAATACATc GAGTTTCGGAGCGCTGGCTCATCTTTTGAAGGCTTCACTTGGTTCGGGAGTACTTGCTATGCCCTTGGCTTTTAAAAATGCTGGGCTTCTTGTTGGATGCTTTGgaactattattattggctttATTTGTGCACACGTCATACATATTTTG GTGAAAACGTCACAGCAACTTTGCATCGAAGTGAAAAAGCCATGTTTGGGATATGCCGATACTTGTGAtttagtatttcaaaatgggcCTAAATCCGTTAGACGTTTTGCACCACATGTCAg AGAATTAGCAGATTGGGCGTTGGCTGTTACGCACCTTGGTGCTTGTTGTGTGTACGTTGTTGTTATTTCGGAATCATTTAAACAG atatCAGATGAATACGGAGGTCCCAAATGGTCGGTTTCCGTCTTCTGTGCTCTTTGCCTCATCATCCTGATACCACTAAATCAAATCACGAAACTAAAGTACCTCGTTCCTTTCTCAGCGGTTGCCAATTTTGTATGGCTTGCTTCCATTTGTATATCCATTTACTACTGTCTAAGAGATCCCCCACCATTATCATCAAGGAATTTGTCTACATCAATTGCTGGGCTGCCAAACTTTATaag taCATCCTTATTCGCTATGGAAGGGATAGGCGTGGTAATGCCAATAGAGAATGAAATGACAAAACCCCAACACTTCCTTGGTTGTCCGGGTGTATTGAACATTGCCATGGGCGCTGTAGTGGCATTGTATGGTTTTGTGGGCTTCTGTGGCTACCTCAGTTTCGGTGAAACTGTAAGAGGAAGCCTGACGCTCAACCTACCGCAGGATGAAAT CCTTGCTCAGACCGCTAAAATTCTGGTGGCGTGCGTGATGATCCTCTCCTACGCTCTCATATTTTACGTTCCAGTTGACGTCGCTTGGAGGCGGATATGTGATAGAATACCCGTCAGTAGTCATAGATGGGCTCTGGCAGCTCTAAGGctatttggaacttttttAACAG ttggcCTGGCCTGTGCTATACCAAGACTGGAGCTTTTCATGGAGTTAGTAGGTGCCATCTGTCTGTCATGTCTTGGCCTGTCGCTGCCTGCCATAACTGAAACCGTCTGGCGATGGGGCAAGGACCTCGGCCCTTACAAAATAGTGCTGATAAAAAATTCCATAATTGTTGTTATATCTCTGATAGCTATGGTCTCTGGTGTGACTTTCTCTATTAAAAGTATGATAGACAGCTTGTGA